From Panicum hallii strain FIL2 chromosome 2, PHallii_v3.1, whole genome shotgun sequence, a single genomic window includes:
- the LOC112879769 gene encoding L-type lectin-domain containing receptor kinase IV.2-like — MSSYTKPMVMVLQLLFLISLILATFNSGDDHFMYSGFSGVDLVIDGATTVTPGGLLELTNGTVQQKGHAFYPTPLRFVRSPGGIVQSFSTSFVFAILSVYTDLSAHGMAFVITPSKNFLSALPEQYLGLANIQSNGNASNHLFAIEFDTIQNKEFSDIDANHVGANINGLRSLRSHHTGYYADEDGNFRNMSLFSREAMHVWIDYDHKLTDISVTVAPLKVTRPMKPLFRVTYNLTEVLTDVAFIGFSSATGTINVRHCVLGWSFSMNGPAPAIDIARLPKLPRMGPKPPSKVLDIVLPITTSAFVLIVGTIVFLLIRKHMRYAELRDDWEVEFGPHRFTYKDLYTATEGFKEKNLLGIGGFGRVYKGILPVSKLEVAVKRVSHDSKQGMKEFIAEIVSIGRIQHRNLVQLHGYCRRRGELFLVYEYMANGSLDNYLYCKEGKPILSWGNRWCIIKGIASCLLYLHEEWEKVVIHRDIKPSNVLLDSDMNGRLGDFGLARLYDHDTDPQTTHVVGTIGYLAPELGHTSKATPLTDVFAFGMFLLEVTCGQRPINQSSRDSQCMLVDWVLEQWNNGSLPLTVDSRLQGNYNDNEACLSLKLGLLCSHPFCNARPTMRHVMQYLNGDMQLPDIRPTDLSFHMMTIMQNEGFEHYKIGSTTSIDTASAISVGR, encoded by the coding sequence ATGTCCTCCTACACAAAGCCTATGGTCAtggttctacaacttctattccTTATTAGCCTCATCTTAGCGACCTTTAATAGTGGTGACGACCATTTCATGTACTCTGGCTTCTCTGGTGTCGATCTTGTCATCGATGGTGCTACCACAGTAACACCAGGTGGCCTCCTTGAGCTCACCAATGGAACAGTTCAACAGAAAGGCCATGCTTTCTACCCAACTCCATTGCGCTTTGTGAGGTCTCCAGGTGGAATAGTGCAGTCCTTCTCCACTTCCTTCGTGTTTGCCATTTTGTCTGTGTACACTGACCTCAGTGCCCACGGTATGGCCTTTGTTATCACACCAAGCAAAAACTTCTTATCTGCGTTGCCTGAGCAGTACCTAGGACTCGCAAACATCCAGAGCAATGGCAACGCCAGTAACCACTTGTTTGCTATTGAGTTTGACACCATCCAAAACAAGGAGTTCAGTGATATTGATGCCAACCATGTCGGTGCGAACATCAATGGTCTAAGATCACTGCGTTCCCACCACACTGGCTACTATGCCGACGAGGATGGTAACTTTCGCAACATGAGTCTATTTAGTCGTGAAGCTATGCATGTATGGATAGACTATGATCACAAACTCACAGACATTAGTGTTACCGTGGCCCCTCTAAAGGTCACAAGACCTATGAAGCCACTGTTCAGAGTCACCTACAACCTCACAGAAGTTCTTACAGATGTTGCATTTATTGGTTTCTCCTCTGCGACTGGTACAATCAATGTGCGACATTGCGTGCTTGGCTGGAGCTTCAGTATGAACGGCCCTGCTCCTGCCATTGACATTGCTAGACTACCAAAACTGCCAAGAATGGGTCCAAAGCCTCCATCAAAAGTATTGGACATTGTTTTGCCAATAACAACGTCTGCATTCGTCCTTATTGTGGGTACCATTGTATTCCTACTCATTCGGAAGCATATGAGGTATGCTGAGCTTCGGGATGATTGGGAGGTGGAGTTTGGACCACACCGATTCACATACAAGGATTTGTACACTGCAACAGAAGGATTCAAGGAAAAGAACTTGTTAGGAATCGGAGGATTTGGGAGAGTATACAAAGGCATCCTTCCAGTGTCTAAGCTGGAGGTTGCTGTGAAGAGAGTATCACATGATTCAAAGCAGGGAATGAAGGAGTTCATTGCAGAGATTGTTAGCATAGGCCGCATTCAACACCGCAATCTTGTGCAACTGCATGGTTATTGCCGGCGAAGAGGTGAGTTATTTTTGGTGTATGAGTACATGGCAAATGGAAGTTTAGATAATTACTTATACTGTAAAGAAGGGAAGCCCATTCTAAGTTGGGGTAATAGGTGGTGTATCATAAAGGGCATTGCATCTTGCTTGCTGTACCTTCATGAAGAGTGGGAGAAAGTAGTCATCCATCGAGACATCAAACCAAGTAATGTCCTTCTGGATAGTGATATGAACGGCCGGCTTGGTGACTTTGGACTTGCAAGGTTATATGACCATGACACAGACCCGCAAACCACACATGTGGTTGGAACAATAGGATACCTAGCTCCAGAGCTAGGACATACTAGCAAGGCAACACCTCTTACAGATGTATTTGCTTTTGGCATGTTTCTTCTCGAGGTCACATGTGGGCAGAGACCTATCAATCAAAGCTCACGAGATAGCCAATGCATGTTGGTTGATTGGGTGCTGGAGCAGTGGAACAATGGATCTCTCCCTCTCACAGTGGATAGCAGGCTTCAGGGGAACTACAATGATAATGAGGCCTGTCTGTCCCTAAAGCTTGGACTGCTATGCTCTCATCCATTCTGCAACGCAAGGCCAACCATGCGACATGTTATGCAATACCTCAATGGGGACATGCAATTACCAGATATAAGACCAACGGATCTAAGCTTTCACATGATGACCATAATGCAAAATGAAGGTTTTGAGCACTACAAAATCGGGTCCACAACAAGCATAGACACAGCCTCTGCCATTTCTGTTGGAAGATGA
- the LOC112879772 gene encoding BTB/POZ domain-containing protein At2g13690-like, whose amino-acid sequence MAADAGRGPRGQRKRGGGGGGAARVRPRAWCCSFAGAPDSPDLRPLPPSAAAAASPAAGRKLPPKSPSAPSFHGSPTSSRLAGLGGLIDPRRILSPGRVSPIDPDGAVPPPLPLPLPAPPAAPAAATEDPSAVVPAEQPAAVPALASVSVAPLVAVREEGPGAGGGALDLRLLLRGRDGRCVHMELDSRVLCGCSAFFATMAPGVDAVAGGGGGGGGKRIEVDGVENLDAFRAAVELMYEPDPMRWLAAAGVSRAIDVLEVCSSIVFNRGIKSCLAYIEAVPWSENEEEKLKNLFARLTFDEEISQDILARLRPHSWKSSDDLMVQLIQSVTSSTKNGARKDMQSLVNGLLSKSSVYQKDSSGLNKESLYQICYSCLESLVDLFEEAIESTDHTGQAVVLRGSRPLIERVSSQTENLNWLLDILVNNDMAEEFVELWAKHERLIRMHEQASPMIRYELSRISACVFIVLGKGKVQCRGDIRSLLFQAWFSTMLLDFGWLQRCSKGLDIRSLEENLGRGLLTLPLRQQQSLFEEWFQFYATKGAECPNLIRAFQVWWRRSFVRSSVEPRS is encoded by the exons ATGGCGGCGGACGCGGGGCGGGGCCCCCGCGGGCAACGgaagcgcggcggcgggggcgggggcgccgcGCGGGTGCGCCCGCGCGCCTGGTGCTGCTCCTTCGCCGGCGCGCCAGACAGCCCCGACCTCCGCCCGCTCCCGCcttccgccgcggcggcggcgtccccggcggcggggcggaagCTGCCGCCCAAGTCTCCGTCGGCGCCGTCCTTCCACGGCTCGCCGACCTCGTCTAGGCTCGCGGGCCTCGGGGGGCTCATCGACCCGCGCCGCATCCTCTCGCCGGGCCGCGTCTCCCCCATCGACCCCGACGGCGCGgtcccgccgcccctcccgctcccgctccccgcgccgccggcggcgcccgcggccgcgacCGAGGACCCGTCTGCCGTGGTCCCTGCGGagcagccggcggcggtgccggcGTTGGCGTCAGTGTCGGTGGCGCCGCTGGTGGCCGTGCGGGAGGAGGGtcccggcgccggcggtggcgcgcTGGATCTGAGGCTTTTACTCCGGGGGAGGGATGGGAGGTGCGTGCACATGGAGCTGGACTCCAGGGTGCTGTGCGGGTGCAGCGCCTTCTTCGCCACCATGGCACCCGGCGTGGACGCTGTGGCAGGCGGtggcgggggcggtggcgggaaGAGGATCGAGGTGGATGGGGTGGAGAATTTGGATGCTTTCAGGGCCGCGGTGGAGCTTATGTACGAGCCGGATCCGATGCGGTGGCTTGCAGCTGCCGGTGTGTCGCGCGCCATCGATGTGCTGGAG GTATGTTCCTCAATTGTGTTCAACAGAGGAATCAAATCATGTTTGGCATACATAGAAGCTGTTCCCTGGAGCGAGAATGAGGAGGAGAAGCTAAAGAATCTCTTTGCAAGATTAACGTTTGATGAAGAAATATCCCAGGATATACTAGCAAGATTGCGACCCCACAGCTGGAAAAGCTCAGATGACCTCATGGTGCAGCTTATCCAATCTGTCACTAGCAGCACAAAAAATGGGGCGAGAAAAGACATGCAATCTTTGGTAAATGGTCTTCTAAGCAAAAGTTCAGTGTATCAAAAGGACTCATCAGGGCTAAACAAGGAGAGCCTGTACCAGATCTGTTATTCATGTTTGGAGTCACTGGTTGATCTCTTCGAAGAGGCCATAGAATCAACAGATCACACAGGTCAGGCTGTGGTACTTAGAGGGAGTAGACCGCTGATTGAGCGAGTCTCTAGCCAAACAGAAAACCTCAACTGGCTCTTAGACATTCTTGTAAACAATGACATGGCAGAAGAATTCGTAGAACTGTGGGCAAAACATGAGCGGCTCATCAGGATGCATGAGCAAGCATCACCAATGATCAGGTATGAGCTAAGCAGAATATCAGCCTGCGTGTTCATTGTGCTTGGCAAAGGAAAAGTGCAGTGTCGTGGCGACATACGAAGCCTGCTCTTTCAAGCATGGTTCAGCACGATGCTGTTGGATTTTGGCTGGCTTCAGCGCTGTTCCAAAGGTCTAGATATCAGATCACTGGAGGAGAATTTAGGGCGAGGCCTTCTAACCCTCCCTCTCAGGCAGCAGCAGAGTTTGTTCGAGGAATGGTTCCAGTTCTATGCAACCAAAGGAGCTGAGTGTCCGAACCTTATTAGAGCTTTCCAGGTATGGTGGAGAAGGTCTTTCGTTAGATCATCGGTAGAACCTCGAAGCTAA
- the LOC112882756 gene encoding L-type lectin-domain containing receptor kinase IV.1-like isoform X1, whose amino-acid sequence MLQMKHMPLLSSIVFLVFTISALAGSEVQFVYHGFSGVNLTMDGNAKVTPDGLLELTNDTVNLGHTFYPSPLNFRKWLNGTVQSFSVSFVFAILSVHDDISADGMAFFVSPTKNLSNTWAQYIGLLNSENDGNTSNHMFAVELDTTQNNEFIDIDNNHVGININSLHSLQAHHAGYYDDQSKSLKNLTLFSGKAMQVWVNYNGDASQINVNLAPVGTPKPERPLLSAPYNLSGILKDPSYIGFSATTGAISTQHCVLGWSFAMNGPAPAIDISKLPKLPRIGPKPHSKVTEITLPIVTAAFVLVIGLVISLLVYRSLRYSELKEDWEIDFGPHRFSFKDLLHATEGFKNKNLLGVGGFGKVYKGILPKSKVEVAVKKVAHESRQGMKEFVAEVVSIGRLRHRNLVPLLGYCRRQGELLLVYDYMSNGSLNKYLYCEDGKPLLSWSQRFHIIKGVAFGLLYLHEKWEKVVIHRDIKPSNVLLDSEMNGRLGDFGLSRLYDHGTDPQTTHMVGTMGYLSPEFVHTGKASTLTDVFAFGIFLLEVTCAQRPVKQNPLQANQNTLVDWVLDHWRNGLLSETVDTRLQGDFNADEACLVLKLGLMCSHPFTSATPSMHEVMQYLDAGMPLPELTETHFSFTMRALVQNKGLESRNMLYPELTTSIGTFSSLSGGR is encoded by the exons ATGCTTCAGATGAAGCATATGCCATTGCTAAGCTCCATCGTCTTCCTTGTCTTCACAATTTCTGCGCTTGCAGGTAGTGAGGTCCAGTTTGTTTACCATGGCTTTTCTGGTGTTAACCTAACCATGGATGGCAATGCCAAGGTAACACCAGATGGCCTCCTTGAGCTCACGAATGACACAGTCAATCTAGGCCACACATTTTACCCAAGTCCATTGAATTTCCGCAAGTGGTTGAATGGTACTGTACAATCCTTCTCGGTCTCCTTTGTCTTTGCAATTCTTTCCGTCCATGATGATATAAGTGCCGATGGCATGGCCTTCTTTGTTTCCCCAACCAAGAACCTTTCCAACACATGGGCACAGTACATAGGCTTGCTCAACAGCGAGAATGATGGCAACACAAGCAACCACATGTTTGCAGTAGAGCTTGATACTACCCAAAATAATGAGTTCATAGACATCGACAACAACCACGTAGGCATCAATATCAATAGTCTCCACTCTTTGCAAGCCCATCACGCTGGATACTACGATGACCAGAGTAAATCCTTAAAGAACTTGACACTGTTTAGTGGCAAGGCAATGCAGGTATGGGTAAACTACAATGGAGATGCCTCACAAATCAATGTGAACTTGGCTCCCGTGGGAACACCCAAACCTGAGAGGCCTCTCCTTTCTGCTCCCTATAATCTCTCAGGGATTCTCAAAGATCCATCATATATTGGTTTCTCAGCCACTACTGGTGCAATCAGCACACAGCACTGTGTTCTTGGCTGGAGCTTTGCGATGAATGGACCTGCTCCAGCCATTGACATCTCCAAACTTCCCAAGCTACCACGTATTGGCCCAAAACCACATTCCAAGGTCACGGAGATCACCTTGCCAATAGTTACTGCAGCATTTGTCCTTGTTATTGGACTAGTCATCTCCCTACTTGTTTATAGAAGTTTAAGGTATTCTGAATTGAAGGAAGATTGGGAGATAGATTTTGGGCCGCACCGATTCTCCTTCAAGGACTTACTCCATGCAACAGAAGGGTTCAAGAATAAAAATCTACTTGGTGTGGGTGGGTTTGGGAAGGTGTACAAAGGGATTCTTCCAAAATCTAAAGTTGAGGTAGCAGTGAAGAAGGTGGCCCATGAGTCAAGACAAGGGATGAAGGAGTTTGTTGCTGAAGTTGTTAGTATTGGCCGACTTCGACACCGCAATCTTGTGCCGCTACTTGGCTATTGCCGGAGACAAGGAGAACTCCTTTTGGTGTATGACTATATGTCGAATGGCAGCCTCAATAAGTACCTGTATTGCGAAGATGGCAAACCATTATTGAGTTGGTCCCAAAGATTCCACATCATCAAGGGTGTTGCATTTGGTTTGTTATACCTCCATGAGAAGTGGGAGAAAGTGGTTATCCATCGAGACATTAAACCAAGTAATGTACTCCTGGATAGTGAAATGAATGGACGATTAGGTGACTTTGGTCTTTCCAGGTTGTATGATCATGGCACGGATCCACAGACCAcacatatggttggaacc ATGGGTTATTTGTCCCCGGAGTTTGTTCACACAGGTAAAGCATCCACCTTGACCGATGTGTTTGCCTTCGGCATATTTCTTCTCGAGGTCACTTGTGCGCAGAGGCCGGTTAAGCAAAATCCACTTCAAGCTAATCAAAACACATTGGTTGATTGGGTTTTAGACCATTGGCGTAATGGTTTGCTAAGTGAGACCGTGGACACAAGGCTCCAAGGTGACTTCAATGCTGACGAGGCATGTTTAGTATTAAAGCTAGGACTTATGTGCTCACATCCATTTACAAGTGCAACACCAAGTATGCATGAGGTCATGCAATACCTTGATGCTGGTATGCCACTCCCAGAGCTGACAGAAACACATTTCAGCTTTACTATGCGAGCCTTGGTCCAGAACAAAGGATTGGAATCACGTAATATGTTGTATCCAGAGCTAACTACGAGTATTGGCACATTCTCGAGTCTTTCAGGAGGAAGATGA
- the LOC112882756 gene encoding L-type lectin-domain containing receptor kinase IV.1-like isoform X2, with amino-acid sequence MLQMKHMPLLSSIVFLVFTISALAGSEVQFVYHGFSGVNLTMDGNAKVTPDGLLELTNDTVNLGHTFYPSPLNFRKWLNGTVQSFSVSFVFAILSVHDDISADGMAFFVSPTKNLSNTWAQYIGLLNSENDGNTSNHMFAVELDTTQNNEFIDIDNNHVGININSLHSLQAHHAGYYDDQSKSLKNLTLFSGKAMQVWVNYNGDASQINVNLAPVGTPKPERPLLSAPYNLSGILKDPSYIGFSATTGAISTQHCVLGWSFAMNGPAPAIDISKLPKLPRIGPKPHSKVTEITLPIVTAAFVLVIGLVISLLVYRSLRYSELKEDWEIDFGPHRFSFKDLLHATEGFKNKNLLGVGGFGKVYKGILPKSKVEVAVKKVAHESRQGMKEFVAEVVSIGRLRHRNLVPLLGYCRRQGELLLVYDYMSNGSLNKYLYCEDGKPLLSWSQRFHIIKGVAFGLLYLHEKWEKVVIHRDIKPSNVLLDSEMNGRLGDFGLSRLYDHGTDPQTTHMVGTMGYLSPEFVHTGKASTLTDVFAFGIFLLEVTCAQRPVKQNPLQANQNTLVDWVLDHWRNGLLSETVDTRLQGDFNADEACLVLKLGLMCSHPFTSATPSMHEVMQYLDAGMPLPELTETHFSFTMRALVQNKGLESRNMLYPELTTSIGTFSSLSGGR; translated from the exons ATGCTTCAGATGAAGCATATGCCATTGCTAAGCTCCATCGTCTTCCTTGTCTTCACAATTTCTGCGCTTGCAGGTAGTGAGGTCCAGTTTGTTTACCATGGCTTTTCTGGTGTTAACCTAACCATGGATGGCAATGCCAAGGTAACACCAGATGGCCTCCTTGAGCTCACGAATGACACAGTCAATCTAGGCCACACATTTTACCCAAGTCCATTGAATTTCCGCAAGTGGTTGAATGGTACTGTACAATCCTTCTCGGTCTCCTTTGTCTTTGCAATTCTTTCCGTCCATGATGATATAAGTGCCGATGGCATGGCCTTCTTTGTTTCCCCAACCAAGAACCTTTCCAACACATGGGCACAGTACATAGGCTTGCTCAACAGCGAGAATGATGGCAACACAAGCAACCACATGTTTGCAGTAGAGCTTGATACTACCCAAAATAATGAGTTCATAGACATCGACAACAACCACGTAGGCATCAATATCAATAGTCTCCACTCTTTGCAAGCCCATCACGCTGGATACTACGATGACCAGAGTAAATCCTTAAAGAACTTGACACTGTTTAGTGGCAAGGCAATGCAGGTATGGGTAAACTACAATGGAGATGCCTCACAAATCAATGTGAACTTGGCTCCCGTGGGAACACCCAAACCTGAGAGGCCTCTCCTTTCTGCTCCCTATAATCTCTCAGGGATTCTCAAAGATCCATCATATATTGGTTTCTCAGCCACTACTGGTGCAATCAGCACACAGCACTGTGTTCTTGGCTGGAGCTTTGCGATGAATGGACCTGCTCCAGCCATTGACATCTCCAAACTTCCCAAGCTACCACGTATTGGCCCAAAACCACATTCCAAGGTCACGGAGATCACCTTGCCAATAGTTACTGCAGCATTTGTCCTTGTTATTGGACTAGTCATCTCCCTACTTGTTTATAGAAGTTTAAGGTATTCTGAATTGAAGGAAGATTGGGAGATAGATTTTGGGCCGCACCGATTCTCCTTCAAGGACTTACTCCATGCAACAGAAGGGTTCAAGAATAAAAATCTACTTGGTGTGGGTGGGTTTGGGAAGGTGTACAAAGGGATTCTTCCAAAATCTAAAGTTGAGGTAGCAGTGAAGAAGGTGGCCCATGAGTCAAGACAAGGGATGAAGGAGTTTGTTGCTGAAGTTGTTAGTATTGGCCGACTTCGACACCGCAATCTTGTGCCGCTACTTGGCTATTGCCGGAGACAAGGAGAACTCCTTTTGGTGTATGACTATATGTCGAATGGCAGCCTCAATAAGTACCTGTATTGCGAAGATGGCAAACCATTATTGAGTTGGTCCCAAAGATTCCACATCATCAAGGGTGTTGCATTTGGTTTGTTATACCTCCATGAGAAGTGGGAGAAAGTGGTTATCCATCGAGACATTAAACCAAGTAATGTACTCCTGGATAGTGAAATGAATGGACGATTAGGTGACTTTGGTCTTTCCAGGTTGTATGATCATGGCACGGATCCACAGACCAcacatatggttggaaccatG GGTTATTTGTCCCCGGAGTTTGTTCACACAGGTAAAGCATCCACCTTGACCGATGTGTTTGCCTTCGGCATATTTCTTCTCGAGGTCACTTGTGCGCAGAGGCCGGTTAAGCAAAATCCACTTCAAGCTAATCAAAACACATTGGTTGATTGGGTTTTAGACCATTGGCGTAATGGTTTGCTAAGTGAGACCGTGGACACAAGGCTCCAAGGTGACTTCAATGCTGACGAGGCATGTTTAGTATTAAAGCTAGGACTTATGTGCTCACATCCATTTACAAGTGCAACACCAAGTATGCATGAGGTCATGCAATACCTTGATGCTGGTATGCCACTCCCAGAGCTGACAGAAACACATTTCAGCTTTACTATGCGAGCCTTGGTCCAGAACAAAGGATTGGAATCACGTAATATGTTGTATCCAGAGCTAACTACGAGTATTGGCACATTCTCGAGTCTTTCAGGAGGAAGATGA